One stretch of Scophthalmus maximus strain ysfricsl-2021 chromosome 12, ASM2237912v1, whole genome shotgun sequence DNA includes these proteins:
- the LOC118292428 gene encoding 5,6-dihydroxyindole-2-carboxylic acid oxidase-like, with amino-acid sequence MWRCCLLVLVGAAVVVAQFPRECVTPEGLRSGQCCPSPSGLDNDPCGSAAGRGQCVSVTADARPHGPQYPHDGRDDRERWPIRFFNRTCQCNGNFSGFNCGRCRHGWTGVNCEQRVSVVRRNVMQLSADEKRAFVSALDQAKRTVHPDLVIATRRYPEIFGPDGSTVQFENITIYNYFVWTHYYSVSKTFLGAGQASFGGVDFSHEGPGFVTWHRFHLLQLERDMQDMLQEPSFALPYWNFAIGGSTCDICTDDLMGARSSFDMNSLSANSIFSQWRVICENVEDYDTLGTICNNTETSPIRRNPAGNVNRPMVQRLPEPQDVADCLQVNAFDTPPYYSTSSESFRNTIEGYSAPQGNYDPVVRSLHNLAHLFLNGTGGQTHLSPNDPIFVLLHTYTDAIFDEWLRRHSPGSAMYPEENAPIGHNRGYNMVPFWPPVTNAEMFVSAPENLGYSYEAEWPGQAFTVTEIITMAIVAALVVVAVIFAATTCAVRARSYKMEGHQPLLGGQYQRYDADKSQSVV; translated from the exons ATGTGGCGCTGCTGCCTTTTGGTGCTTGTGGGCGCGGCGGTCGTGGTCGCTCAGTTCCCCAGAGAGTGCGTGACACCCGAGGGGCTCCGCAGTGGCCAGTGCTGCCCGTCACCCTCTGGACTCGACAACGACCCGTGTGGCTCCGCCGCGGGCCGCGGGCAGTGCGTGTCCGTCACGGCTGACGCGCGGCCGCACGGGCCTCAGTACCCGCACGACGGACGGGACGATCGGGAACGATGGCCCATCCGTTTCTTCAACCGAACCTGCCAGTGCAACGGCAACTTCAGCGGTTTTAACTGCGGCCGCTGCAGACACGGATGGACGGGGGTCAACTGTGAGCAGCGGGTGTCTGTGG TAAGAAGAAACGTGATGCAGCTCAGCGCGGATGAGAAGCGTGCGTTCGTGAGCGCGCTGGACCAGGCCAAGCGCACGGTTCACCCTGATCTGGTGATCGCCACGCGGCGCTACCCGGAGATCTTCGGGCCCGACGGGAGCACCGTGCAGTTTGAGAACATCACCATCTATAATTACTTCGTGTGGACCCACTACTACTCGGTCAGCAAGACGTTCCTGGGTGCGGGGCAGGCCAGCTTCGGCGGAGTGGACTTCTCGCACGAGGGTCCCGGTTTCGTCACCTGGCACAGGttccacctgctgcagctggagagagacATGCAG GACATGCTGCAAGAACCCTCCTTCGCCCTGCCCTACTGGAACTTTGCCATCGGTGGAAGCACATGTGACATCTGCACAGATGACCTGATGGGAGCCAGGAGCAGTTTTGACATGAACTCCCTGAGCGCCAACTCCATCTTCTCCCAGTGGAGAGTCATCTGCGAGAACGTAGAAGACTATGACACACTAGGAACCATCTGCAACA ACACTGAGACATCTCCCATCAGAAGGAACCCAGCAGGAAATGTCAACAGGCCGATGGTCCAGCGTCTCCCAGAGCCCCAGGATGTGGCAGACTGTCTGCAGGTTAACGCTTTTGACACGCCACCATACTACTCCACCTCCTCCGAAAGCTTCAGAAACACAATTGAGG GCTACAGCGCCCCCCAGGGGAACTATGACCCTGTGGTGAGGAGCCTCCACAACTTGGCCCATTTGTTCCTAAATGGGACAGGGGGACAGACCCACCTTTCGCCCAATGACCCCATCTTCGTGCTGCTCCACACCTACACTGATGCCATCTTTGATGAATGGTTGAGGAGACACAGTCCAG GTTCAGCAATGTATCCTGAAGAAAACGCCCCCATTGGTCACAACCGGGGCTACAACATGGTGCCTTTCTGGCCTCCAGTGACAAACGCTGAGATGTTTGTATCTGCCCCTGAAAATCTTGGTTACTCTTATGAAGCCGAATGGCCAG GTCAAGCTTTCACTGTGACTGAAATCATCACCATGGCAATAGTTGCCGCCCTTGTCGTCGTTGCGGTCATCTTTGCTGCCACCACATGTGCCGTGCGTGCCAGATCTTACAAGATGGAGGGTCACCAGCCTCTGCTCGGGGGTCAGTACCAGCGGTACGACGCTGACAAAAGCCAATCTGTAGTCTAA
- the LOC118291612 gene encoding leucine rich adaptor protein 1-like, whose translation MDEDNNVLPDLKDIETKLGRKVPESLIRSLAGGKHHEKPAAPHLGSCKFRANSGDLKRLESKMQFLKQEMAHLRAIDVKLMQQLISINEGIESIRWMIEDKGGATSQDGSLTGSLYSLSDSQDGTSLRGSFNSLNDGNSDGLDSLSVGSYLDTLAEDLPDDPSPTDLDCFVDKTVIDSDSFSKSPLKLRVESDEYYCFG comes from the exons ATGGACGAGGATAACAACGTGTTGCCCGACTTGAAGGACATAGAGACGAAATTGGGTCGCAAAGTGCCGGAGAGTCTCATTCGCTCTCTGGCCGGAGGAAAACACCACGAGAAGCCCGCTGCGCCGCATTTAGGGAGCTGCAAGTTCCGTGCCAACTCTGGAGACTTGAAAAGACTGGAGAGCAAAATGCAATTTCTCAAACAAGAAATG GCACATCTGCGAGCCATTGACGTGAAGCTGATGCAGCAGCTTATATCAATCAACGAGGGCATCGAGTCCATCCGCTGGATGATAGAAGACAAAGGAGGCGCCACAAGCCAAGACGGCAGCTTGACGGGCAGCTTGTACAGCCTATCAGACAGCCAGGACGGTACCTCACTGCGGGGCAGCTTCAACAGCTTGAATGACGGTAACAGCGATGGCCTGGACAGCCTGTCTGTTGGTAGTTACCTGGACACTTTAGCGGAGGATCTTCCTGATGACCCATCACCCACGGACCTTGACTGCTTTGTGGATAAAACTGTGATTGACAGTGATTCTTTCAGCAAATCACCACTGAAACTCAGGGTGGAATCGGATGAATACTACTGCTTTGGATAA